From a region of the Coprococcus comes ATCC 27758 genome:
- the hemW gene encoding radical SAM family heme chaperone HemW has product MQPLELYIHIPFCVKKCAYCDFLSGPAGEKEKEEYVKMLVDEIRNCPDTVQNYRVISIFFGGGTPSLLTGEQIGRLMDTVREIFTLDEDAEITMEMNPGTVTEEKLRKYRQAGVNRLSIGLQSVNDEELRLLGRIHTYEEFLEAYHLARANGFANINVDLISAIPGQTVESWRRTLEQVMALFPEHISAYSLILEEGTTFYKKYVEDEAKEGPKLPDEDAERQMYWDTETLMEKNGYHRYEISNYAKEGYACRHNLGYWERIPYLGFGIGAASLVPGDLIGKCRKLKGKMSRYTNPDQLREYAHSYRNKFQAELLTETEEMEEFMFLGLRKMNGISKKEFSEYFGKSLEDIYGEPICKLESLKLLEQDDDRVWLTKRGIDVSNSVFVEFLLEE; this is encoded by the coding sequence ATGCAGCCTTTAGAACTATATATTCATATTCCGTTTTGTGTGAAAAAATGTGCATATTGTGATTTCCTTTCCGGTCCGGCCGGAGAAAAGGAAAAAGAGGAATATGTGAAAATGCTGGTCGATGAGATCAGAAACTGTCCGGATACAGTGCAGAATTACAGGGTGATTTCCATTTTTTTCGGAGGCGGAACCCCATCTCTTCTTACCGGTGAGCAGATTGGGCGGCTGATGGATACGGTCAGGGAAATATTTACGTTGGATGAGGACGCAGAGATCACTATGGAAATGAATCCGGGAACGGTAACGGAAGAAAAACTGCGAAAGTACAGACAGGCAGGGGTGAACCGTCTGAGTATCGGTCTGCAGTCGGTCAATGATGAGGAACTTCGTCTGCTTGGAAGAATCCATACTTATGAAGAATTTCTGGAAGCATATCATCTGGCGAGAGCCAATGGTTTTGCAAATATCAATGTAGACCTGATCTCGGCAATTCCGGGGCAGACGGTGGAAAGCTGGAGGCGTACACTGGAGCAGGTAATGGCACTTTTCCCGGAGCATATTTCTGCATATAGTCTGATCTTGGAAGAGGGAACAACTTTCTATAAAAAATATGTAGAAGACGAGGCAAAAGAAGGGCCAAAGCTTCCGGATGAGGATGCGGAGCGTCAGATGTACTGGGATACAGAAACGCTGATGGAGAAGAACGGATATCACCGTTACGAGATTTCCAATTATGCTAAGGAGGGATATGCCTGCCGGCACAACCTGGGATATTGGGAGAGAATTCCGTATCTGGGATTTGGAATTGGTGCGGCATCTCTGGTTCCCGGGGATCTGATTGGAAAATGCAGGAAGCTGAAAGGAAAAATGAGTCGCTACACGAACCCGGATCAGTTAAGGGAGTATGCACATTCCTACAGGAACAAATTTCAGGCAGAGCTTCTGACAGAAACTGAGGAGATGGAGGAATTTATGTTTCTTGGACTGCGGAAAATGAACGGAATCTCAAAAAAAGAATTTTCAGAGTATTTTGGGAAAAGTCTGGAGGATATTTACGGTGAACCGATCTGCAAACTGGAAAGCTTAAAGCTTCTTGAGCAGGATGATGACAGAGTATGGCTTACAAAACGGGGGATCGATGTCAGCAACAGTGTGTTTGTAGAGTTTCTGCTGGAAGAGTAA
- the lepA gene encoding translation elongation factor 4, translating into MHMDQKKIRNFCIIAHIDHGKSTLADRIIEQTGLLTSREMQAQVLDNMDLERERGITIKSQAVRTVYKAKDGEEYIFNLIDTPGHVDFNYEVSRSLAACDGAILVVDAAQGVEAQTLANVYLALDHDLDVMPVINKIDLPSAEPQRVIEEIEDVIGIEAQDAPLISAKTGLNVDQVLEQIVTKIPSPTGDPDAPLQALIFDSLYDPYKGVIVFCRIKEGCITKGMPIHMMATGATADVVEVGYFGAGQFIPCDELSAGMVGYFTASLKNVKDTRVGDTVTGAENPCSEPLPGYKKVNPMVYCGMYPADSSKYPDLRDALEKLQLNDAALQFEPETSLALGFGFRCGFLGLLHLEIIQERLEREYNLDLVTTAPGVIYKVHKTNGEVIDLTNPSNLPDPSEIDFMEEPMVKAEIMVTSEFIGAIMDLCQERRGEYQGMEYIEETRAVLKYHLPLNEIIYDFFDALKSRSRGYASFDYEMLGYVKSDLVKLDILINKEEVDALSFIVFAGSAYERGRKMCEKLKEEIPRQLFEIPIQAAVGSKIIARETVRAMRKDVLAKCYGGDISRKKKLLEKQKEGKKRMRQVGNVEIPQKAFMSVLKLDDK; encoded by the coding sequence ATGCATATGGATCAGAAAAAGATTCGGAATTTTTGTATTATTGCACATATTGACCATGGAAAATCCACACTGGCGGACCGTATTATCGAACAGACAGGTCTTCTGACCAGCAGAGAGATGCAGGCCCAGGTGCTGGATAACATGGATCTGGAAAGAGAACGTGGTATCACAATCAAATCACAGGCAGTCCGCACAGTTTATAAGGCAAAGGATGGGGAGGAATATATCTTTAACCTGATCGATACTCCGGGACACGTAGACTTTAACTATGAAGTGTCACGGAGTCTTGCAGCCTGTGATGGAGCGATCCTGGTCGTTGATGCGGCACAGGGCGTAGAAGCGCAGACACTGGCAAATGTATATCTGGCACTGGACCATGATCTGGATGTCATGCCGGTTATCAACAAGATCGATCTTCCAAGCGCAGAGCCGCAGCGTGTGATCGAAGAGATTGAAGATGTGATCGGAATTGAAGCGCAGGATGCACCACTGATCTCGGCAAAGACAGGGCTTAATGTAGATCAGGTTCTGGAACAGATCGTGACAAAGATCCCTTCTCCGACAGGAGATCCAGATGCACCGCTTCAGGCACTGATTTTCGATTCTCTCTATGATCCGTATAAAGGCGTTATCGTATTCTGCCGTATCAAAGAAGGATGTATCACGAAAGGAATGCCGATTCATATGATGGCGACAGGTGCAACTGCTGATGTTGTGGAGGTTGGATATTTTGGTGCCGGACAGTTTATCCCTTGCGATGAGCTTTCAGCAGGAATGGTTGGATATTTTACAGCCAGCCTGAAAAATGTAAAGGACACCCGTGTGGGTGATACCGTAACAGGTGCGGAAAATCCATGTTCTGAGCCTCTTCCGGGATATAAAAAGGTCAACCCGATGGTGTACTGCGGAATGTATCCGGCAGACAGCTCCAAATACCCGGATCTGAGAGATGCACTGGAAAAACTGCAACTCAACGATGCGGCACTTCAGTTTGAACCGGAGACCTCTCTTGCGCTGGGATTTGGTTTCCGCTGTGGTTTCCTTGGACTTTTGCATCTGGAGATCATTCAGGAGAGACTGGAGAGAGAATACAATCTGGATCTGGTGACAACTGCGCCGGGCGTTATCTACAAGGTGCACAAGACCAACGGAGAAGTGATCGACCTGACCAATCCGTCTAATCTTCCGGATCCGTCAGAAATTGATTTTATGGAAGAGCCGATGGTAAAAGCAGAGATTATGGTGACATCCGAATTTATCGGTGCGATCATGGATCTGTGTCAGGAAAGACGTGGCGAATATCAGGGAATGGAATACATCGAAGAGACCAGAGCGGTATTGAAATACCACCTGCCTCTGAATGAGATCATCTATGATTTCTTTGATGCGCTCAAATCCAGATCCCGTGGTTATGCGTCTTTTGATTATGAAATGCTCGGCTATGTCAAATCTGATCTGGTCAAGCTGGACATCCTGATCAACAAAGAAGAAGTGGATGCTCTTTCCTTTATTGTATTTGCGGGAAGTGCTTATGAGAGAGGAAGAAAGATGTGTGAGAAGCTCAAAGAAGAGATTCCGAGACAGCTTTTTGAAATTCCGATCCAGGCAGCTGTCGGAAGCAAGATCATTGCCCGTGAGACAGTAAGAGCCATGCGTAAGGACGTACTTGCCAAGTGCTACGGCGGTGATATCAGCCGTAAGAAGAAGCTTCTGGAAAAGCAGAAGGAAGGAAAGAAGCGTATGCGCCAGGTTGGAAATGTAGAAATTCCACAGAAGGCATTTATGAGTGTATTAAAACTGGACGACAAATAG
- the holA gene encoding DNA polymerase III subunit delta gives MKSLNEDLKTGQFKQIYLLYGEEAYLKKLYKNRFVKAMVPEGDTMNYRYFEGKNTNPKEIIDLAETLPFFAERRLIVLENTGFLKNATPELAEYLKNMPETTYMIFVESELDKRGKLYKAIKEKGHIVELKRQDEKTLIRWILGMAKKEKLQMSEAAVRYLLAKTGNDMENLGQELEKLFCYCMNHTEITAADIDEICTTQIGNHIFDMVDAVAAKEQKKALDYYYDLLTLKEPPMRILYLLTRQFRILMEVKEMDRTGIPQKEIAAKVGIMPFLVGKYRAQAKAFTRKELRGIVEAGVQTEEDVKTGKMGDILSVELFLVQYSSKREK, from the coding sequence ATGAAAAGTTTGAATGAAGATTTAAAGACAGGACAGTTTAAGCAGATTTATCTTCTGTACGGAGAAGAAGCTTATCTGAAAAAATTATATAAAAACCGTTTCGTCAAAGCGATGGTTCCGGAAGGTGACACGATGAATTATCGTTATTTTGAGGGAAAGAACACGAACCCGAAAGAGATTATCGACCTTGCCGAGACCTTACCTTTTTTTGCAGAGCGCAGGCTGATCGTTCTGGAAAATACCGGTTTTCTGAAAAATGCGACACCGGAGCTGGCAGAATATCTGAAGAACATGCCGGAGACCACTTATATGATCTTTGTGGAATCAGAGCTGGATAAGAGAGGAAAGCTCTACAAAGCGATCAAGGAGAAAGGTCATATTGTAGAACTGAAGCGGCAGGATGAAAAGACACTGATCCGCTGGATCCTTGGGATGGCGAAAAAGGAGAAGCTTCAGATGTCGGAGGCAGCAGTGCGCTATCTGCTTGCAAAGACTGGTAATGACATGGAGAATCTCGGGCAGGAGCTGGAAAAATTATTCTGTTACTGCATGAATCACACGGAGATCACGGCAGCAGATATTGATGAAATCTGTACTACGCAGATCGGAAACCATATTTTTGATATGGTAGATGCAGTTGCAGCAAAAGAGCAGAAAAAAGCGCTGGATTACTATTATGATCTTCTGACACTGAAGGAACCGCCGATGCGGATCCTCTACCTGCTGACCAGACAGTTCCGTATCCTGATGGAGGTAAAAGAGATGGACCGTACTGGGATTCCGCAAAAAGAGATTGCCGCCAAGGTGGGAATCATGCCATTCCTGGTAGGAAAGTACCGGGCACAGGCGAAGGCATTTACCAGGAAAGAGCTGCGTGGGATCGTAGAAGCCGGTGTACAGACGGAAGAAGATGTAAAAACCGGAAAGATGGGAGATATCCTCTCGGTGGAACTCTTTCTGGTGCAGTACAGTAGCAAACGGGAAAAGTAA
- a CDS encoding DNA internalization-related competence protein ComEC/Rec2, whose translation MIKRRLGFAGILLAGLILVLYLTGGGKIFGRLGVSRCEKLWKESEEVMVEGEVYQKTRKEEKLILYLKKIQIREMGNGKAVADERMLVYLDEKGNGPEIGQRILVKGNVGFFDPAANPGNFDQKNYYKQQNIQAVLWKGKVLEKQVKKTSLREKLWQFRNRTADEICREMGKRRGGILCAVLLGDFFYTEEKVKELYRVAGIGHLLAISGLHISFLGNGLYRGLRKTGFSILQAGVVGSLLLGSYVVMTGMSVSALRAFAMFLIRMGAELTGREYDGLTALGIAEIGLLLANPLRLFTAGFQLSFAAVLGIYLIGSGNKKGRFSDSVRMSVRLWSFLLPVTLWHYYETCLYAPAWNLLVIPMASVLLLCGSAGMAVMLIPCGAGDIMQSALWKITEWILLFYEKGSGLLLELPGARWIPGRPRLWQIACYYGVLLFYLWRKRKEKKEGGQTGKQVVRQLVTAGILLILLGIPKWKRGQMELTMLDVGQGDCFFFRDGNGKNYLIDGGSSSVDAAGRYRLEPFLKFRGVKRLDYVWVTHGDVDHLNAVEELLERRKYGVEIQYLIFPEQKYWDERLIKLCNLAEEAGTKVRVMEMDTIFLSGKLKMRCLWPGEGEPSENGNENSLVLHLQYGKITMLFTGDLENTGEELLAERIKNLRKKGELPACYDLLKVGHHGSRNATGEELLEVIRPRAAFCSSGKENRYGHPHAETLERLAKWGVSLYNTKDRGAVSMYTDGRKYGIQSP comes from the coding sequence TTGATCAAGCGAAGACTTGGTTTTGCCGGAATACTTCTGGCAGGACTGATTCTGGTACTGTATCTGACAGGGGGAGGAAAGATTTTTGGAAGACTCGGTGTGTCAAGGTGTGAGAAGCTCTGGAAAGAGTCGGAAGAAGTGATGGTGGAAGGAGAGGTTTATCAGAAAACCAGAAAAGAAGAAAAACTGATCCTGTATCTGAAAAAAATACAGATCAGAGAGATGGGGAATGGAAAAGCAGTTGCTGACGAGAGGATGCTTGTCTATCTGGATGAAAAGGGAAATGGTCCGGAAATCGGACAGCGGATCCTGGTTAAAGGCAATGTGGGATTTTTTGATCCGGCGGCCAATCCGGGCAATTTTGACCAGAAAAATTATTATAAGCAGCAGAATATCCAGGCAGTCTTATGGAAAGGGAAGGTTCTGGAAAAACAGGTGAAAAAGACTTCCCTCCGGGAAAAGCTGTGGCAGTTTAGGAACCGGACCGCAGATGAGATCTGCAGAGAGATGGGAAAGCGTCGAGGGGGTATTTTGTGTGCGGTTCTTTTGGGAGATTTTTTTTATACAGAAGAGAAAGTGAAAGAACTTTACCGGGTGGCAGGGATCGGGCATCTGCTGGCTATATCCGGTCTGCATATTTCTTTTTTGGGCAACGGACTTTACCGGGGACTTAGGAAAACCGGATTTTCTATTTTACAGGCCGGTGTAGTGGGAAGTCTGCTTCTTGGGAGTTATGTGGTGATGACTGGAATGAGTGTTTCGGCATTGCGGGCGTTTGCCATGTTTCTGATCCGGATGGGAGCAGAGCTGACAGGAAGGGAATACGATGGATTGACGGCACTTGGGATTGCGGAAATTGGTTTGCTTCTGGCAAATCCGTTGCGGCTTTTTACGGCAGGGTTCCAGCTTTCTTTTGCTGCGGTTCTCGGTATCTATCTGATTGGTTCGGGAAATAAAAAAGGCAGATTTTCAGACAGTGTCCGGATGTCGGTGAGGCTCTGGTCTTTTCTGCTGCCAGTTACATTGTGGCACTATTATGAAACCTGCCTGTATGCGCCAGCCTGGAATCTTCTGGTAATTCCGATGGCATCCGTGCTTCTGCTTTGCGGGAGTGCAGGGATGGCAGTCATGCTGATTCCGTGTGGGGCAGGAGATATAATGCAGAGCGCACTTTGGAAAATAACAGAGTGGATTTTGCTTTTTTATGAAAAAGGGAGCGGTCTGCTCCTGGAACTTCCGGGGGCAAGGTGGATTCCGGGAAGACCACGGCTCTGGCAGATTGCCTGTTATTATGGGGTTCTTCTATTTTATTTGTGGAGAAAAAGGAAGGAAAAGAAAGAGGGCGGACAAACCGGGAAACAGGTGGTAAGACAGCTTGTGACAGCTGGGATCCTGCTCATCCTGCTCGGGATCCCAAAGTGGAAACGAGGGCAGATGGAGCTGACTATGCTGGATGTGGGACAGGGCGACTGTTTTTTCTTTCGGGACGGAAACGGAAAAAATTACCTGATCGACGGCGGAAGCAGTTCGGTAGATGCAGCAGGAAGATACCGGTTGGAACCATTTTTAAAATTCCGGGGCGTGAAGAGGCTGGATTATGTGTGGGTGACGCATGGGGATGTGGATCACTTAAATGCAGTGGAAGAACTTCTGGAACGGAGAAAGTATGGAGTAGAAATCCAGTATCTGATTTTTCCGGAACAGAAATATTGGGATGAAAGGCTTATTAAATTATGTAATCTGGCAGAAGAAGCAGGAACGAAGGTACGGGTAATGGAGATGGATACTATTTTTCTGTCTGGAAAATTGAAGATGCGTTGTCTCTGGCCTGGAGAAGGTGAGCCATCTGAAAATGGAAATGAAAATTCTCTGGTACTTCACCTGCAATATGGAAAAATTACCATGCTTTTTACCGGAGATCTGGAAAATACCGGAGAAGAGCTGTTGGCAGAGAGAATAAAGAATCTCCGGAAAAAAGGAGAACTTCCGGCGTGTTATGATCTGCTGAAAGTCGGACACCACGGATCAAGAAATGCGACCGGCGAAGAGCTTCTGGAAGTGATCCGACCACGGGCAGCATTCTGTTCATCCGGAAAAGAAAACCGTTATGGACATCCGCATGCGGAAACACTGGAAAGACTTGCAAAATGGGGCGTAAGCCTATATAATACGAAAGACAGAGGTGCTGTCAGTATGTATACAGATGGAAGGAAATATGGTATCCAAAGTCCATGA
- a CDS encoding GerMN domain-containing protein: MKKIYQIISILLAMCLLTSIVGCRKKEQKADAKYTIYQINQSGTALVPKDYDGTGKSVDEEVKGMLSALQKCDDEVKAQAALPKKVKLERYTLEDEKLILYYNAAYGKMDTVREVLCRAALVRSLTQIDGVDLVMICVDGTPLTDKKGNTYGYQQAEDFVQNTGSSINSFQEMKLTLYYADSSGEKLQKEEDTVRYNSNESKERVVVEQLMRGPSNNRLLATIPKGTKLLGVSIKDHICYLNFDEGLRNIAPGVSPETVIYSIVNSVIDGGNVSEVQISINGDSSIVYQESIKLDEPLSRNQEMIKED; encoded by the coding sequence ATGAAAAAAATTTACCAGATCATAAGCATTCTTCTTGCAATGTGTCTTCTTACAAGCATTGTGGGATGCAGAAAAAAGGAGCAGAAAGCAGATGCAAAATACACGATTTACCAGATTAACCAGAGCGGAACGGCGTTGGTTCCGAAGGACTACGATGGAACAGGAAAGTCGGTGGACGAAGAAGTAAAAGGAATGCTGTCTGCGCTGCAGAAGTGTGATGACGAGGTGAAGGCACAGGCGGCATTGCCGAAAAAGGTAAAACTGGAGAGATACACTCTGGAGGATGAAAAGCTGATCCTGTACTATAATGCTGCTTACGGAAAGATGGATACGGTAAGAGAGGTTCTGTGCAGGGCAGCGCTTGTCCGTTCACTGACGCAGATCGATGGAGTGGATCTGGTGATGATCTGTGTAGATGGAACGCCACTTACGGATAAAAAAGGGAATACTTATGGATACCAGCAGGCAGAAGATTTTGTACAGAACACAGGCTCTTCTATTAACTCTTTCCAGGAGATGAAGCTTACGCTGTATTATGCAGATTCATCTGGAGAAAAGCTGCAAAAGGAAGAGGATACGGTGCGGTATAACAGCAATGAGTCGAAGGAACGGGTTGTAGTGGAACAGCTGATGCGAGGACCATCCAATAACAGACTGCTTGCTACCATACCAAAAGGAACAAAGCTGCTGGGTGTGTCGATCAAAGATCATATCTGCTATCTGAATTTTGATGAAGGACTTCGGAACATTGCTCCGGGAGTCAGTCCGGAGACGGTGATCTATTCCATCGTAAATTCAGTGATCGATGGTGGAAATGTCTCTGAAGTACAGATTTCAATCAACGGAGACAGCAGTATTGTATATCAGGAGAGTATAAAGCTGGATGAACCTCTGAGCAGAAACCAGGAAATGATAAAGGAGGATTGA
- a CDS encoding sensor histidine kinase, whose product MIRNTFTQSGELAIISGVKFFVPKFIKSLQVRVTVILSVFVILSSVILMNAILQSYDQRTVSVRTAEIQNQCTILSNQLVNSDYLKTGVSDVIDTELSQLSNIYNGRVLVIDDEFRIVEDTYDLEEGKTIISEDVVKCFRGEKPASYDRKSRYIEVAVPVKKGEEPVKGMILVSVSTDSLRDNVEALQSKARIATVAISIIGIFLAAIIGMLLVRPLKRMSQSIEEMAGGYGDNYLHENAYDETERISNAFNKLWDRYKVLDASREEFVANVSHELKTPLTSMKVLADSLLMQPDAPTEIYREFMGDLSEEIERENKIINDLLDLVKLDKKGANLNIKSQDVNELVERILKRLQPLAAKSNIELVFESFRPVTAEIDEVKIALVITNLVENAIKYNKENGWVHVSLNADHKYFYLKVADSGIGIPKEDTDHIFERFFRVDKSHSREIGGTGLGLSIARNAVVMHRGAIKVYSEPGEGTTFTVRIPLTYIKREG is encoded by the coding sequence GTGATCCGAAATACGTTTACACAAAGTGGGGAGTTGGCTATTATTTCAGGGGTTAAATTTTTTGTACCAAAATTCATAAAAAGTCTGCAAGTGCGGGTAACGGTGATCCTGAGCGTATTTGTCATATTATCCAGTGTGATCCTGATGAATGCGATTCTGCAAAGCTATGATCAGAGAACCGTATCCGTGCGCACAGCAGAGATTCAAAACCAGTGTACGATTCTGAGTAATCAGCTGGTCAATTCTGATTATCTGAAAACGGGAGTTTCTGATGTGATCGATACAGAACTATCACAGTTATCCAATATTTACAATGGAAGAGTGCTTGTTATTGATGATGAATTCCGGATTGTGGAAGATACCTATGATCTGGAGGAGGGAAAGACGATCATTTCCGAGGATGTAGTCAAATGCTTCCGCGGCGAGAAGCCGGCAAGTTATGACAGAAAGAGCCGGTACATTGAAGTGGCAGTCCCGGTCAAAAAAGGGGAAGAGCCGGTAAAAGGAATGATTCTGGTCAGTGTTTCTACAGACAGTCTGCGTGACAATGTAGAGGCATTGCAGTCAAAGGCAAGAATTGCAACGGTTGCAATCAGTATTATCGGGATCTTTTTAGCAGCAATCATCGGTATGCTGCTTGTAAGGCCGCTGAAAAGGATGTCTCAATCGATCGAGGAGATGGCAGGAGGCTATGGAGATAATTATCTCCATGAAAATGCTTACGATGAAACGGAACGGATTTCCAATGCATTTAATAAGCTGTGGGACCGCTATAAAGTACTGGATGCATCGAGAGAAGAGTTCGTGGCAAATGTATCCCATGAGTTGAAGACACCGTTGACCTCTATGAAGGTGCTGGCGGATTCACTGCTGATGCAGCCGGATGCACCGACGGAGATTTACCGGGAATTCATGGGTGATTTGTCCGAAGAAATCGAGCGGGAGAATAAGATCATCAATGACCTTCTGGATCTTGTAAAACTAGATAAGAAGGGTGCAAACTTAAATATTAAGAGTCAGGATGTTAATGAACTGGTAGAACGGATTCTCAAAAGATTACAGCCACTTGCGGCAAAAAGTAATATTGAGCTGGTATTTGAGAGTTTTCGTCCGGTGACAGCGGAGATTGATGAGGTAAAGATTGCACTTGTGATCACGAATCTGGTGGAAAATGCGATCAAGTACAATAAAGAGAACGGATGGGTACACGTGTCTTTAAATGCGGATCATAAGTATTTTTATCTGAAGGTTGCGGATTCTGGAATCGGGATTCCGAAAGAAGATACGGATCATATATTCGAGCGATTTTTCCGTGTGGACAAATCCCATTCTCGTGAGATCGGCGGAACCGGTCTTGGGCTTTCGATTGCAAGAAATGCGGTTGTCATGCACCGCGGTGCGATCAAGGTCTACAGTGAACCGGGAGAGGGAACGACATTTACAGTCCGGATCCCGCTTACTTATATCAAGAGGGAAGGATGA
- a CDS encoding response regulator transcription factor, with the protein MGRKVLVVDDEKLIVKGLRFSLEQDDMEVDCAYDGEEALEMVKRKEYDMILLDVMLPKYDGFEVCRQIRDFSDVPVIMLTAKGEDMDKILGLEYGADDYITKPFNILEVKARMKAIMRRVAKKDGMSASGKVVVKGDLKIDCESRRVFSGDRELNLTAKEFDLLELLAMNPNKVYSRESLLNIVWGYEYPGDARTVDVHIRRLREKIEVNPSDPKYVYTKWGVGYYFRG; encoded by the coding sequence ATGGGCAGAAAAGTATTGGTAGTAGATGATGAAAAGCTGATCGTGAAAGGACTGAGATTCAGCCTGGAACAGGATGATATGGAAGTTGACTGCGCATACGACGGTGAGGAAGCACTTGAGATGGTAAAAAGAAAAGAGTATGATATGATTCTTCTGGATGTCATGCTTCCAAAATACGATGGATTTGAAGTATGCAGACAGATCCGTGATTTCTCAGATGTACCGGTCATCATGCTCACTGCGAAGGGCGAGGATATGGACAAGATCCTCGGGTTGGAATATGGCGCAGATGATTACATCACAAAGCCGTTCAACATTCTTGAGGTTAAGGCCAGAATGAAGGCAATCATGCGCAGGGTCGCTAAAAAAGATGGGATGAGCGCGAGCGGTAAAGTTGTGGTAAAGGGAGATCTGAAGATCGACTGTGAAAGCCGGAGAGTTTTTTCCGGGGACAGGGAACTGAATCTTACCGCAAAAGAATTTGATCTTCTGGAGCTTCTTGCAATGAATCCGAATAAGGTTTACAGCAGGGAAAGTCTTTTGAATATTGTCTGGGGATATGAGTATCCGGGAGATGCAAGAACGGTAGATGTACATATCAGACGACTGCGCGAGAAGATTGAAGTAAATCCAAGTGATCCGAAATACGTTTACACAAAGTGGGGAGTTGGCTATTATTTCAGGGGTTAA
- a CDS encoding helix-hairpin-helix domain-containing protein: MRKRRQILYQICGIFLGISCMLSACHEKEETFTSVAAAEADAGDKKNEAESKAAEEKPDKEKADPGGEEKEGSIWVYVCGEVASPGVYELQEGDRITHAIEAAGGLTEAAGQVYLNQAAHLTDGQRIYVPSREEEQTLKEEDSPSDMADAGMGKDTGIINLNTATKAELLSLSGIGESRAEAIIAYRETNGGFRKIEDLKKVDGIKEGIFQKIREQITVE; this comes from the coding sequence ATGCGGAAAAGAAGACAGATTTTATATCAAATATGTGGAATTTTCCTTGGAATCAGCTGTATGCTGTCAGCATGCCATGAAAAAGAAGAGACCTTTACCAGTGTGGCTGCTGCAGAAGCGGATGCCGGGGATAAGAAAAACGAGGCAGAATCAAAGGCTGCCGAAGAAAAGCCGGATAAGGAAAAAGCAGATCCGGGTGGTGAAGAAAAAGAAGGTTCGATCTGGGTGTATGTATGTGGCGAGGTGGCATCACCCGGTGTATATGAACTGCAGGAAGGAGACCGCATCACGCATGCCATAGAAGCAGCGGGAGGTCTGACGGAGGCAGCAGGACAGGTTTATCTGAATCAGGCAGCACATCTGACAGATGGACAAAGGATTTATGTGCCATCCAGAGAAGAAGAACAGACTTTGAAAGAAGAAGATTCACCATCGGATATGGCAGATGCCGGGATGGGAAAAGACACAGGAATAATAAACCTGAACACCGCGACAAAGGCTGAACTTTTAAGCTTAAGCGGGATTGGCGAGTCCCGCGCGGAAGCAATTATTGCTTATAGAGAGACAAACGGTGGATTCAGGAAGATAGAGGATCTGAAGAAAGTGGACGGGATCAAGGAAGGAATCTTTCAGAAGATCCGGGAGCAGATAACGGTAGAGTAG
- a CDS encoding DMT family transporter, translating into MTGFFIALLSGALMSVQGVFNTQVTKTTGMWVSNAWVQLSAFAICLVMWLIMGRDSIATIGEVQPKYMLLGGVIGAGITWTVIKSMAQLGPAKAALLIVMSQLIVAYLIELVGLFGVEKEPFSWRKVIGMGIALIGTTIFQWK; encoded by the coding sequence ATGACCGGATTTTTTATTGCCCTGCTGTCGGGAGCGCTGATGAGTGTGCAGGGGGTATTTAACACACAGGTAACAAAGACGACAGGAATGTGGGTGAGTAATGCCTGGGTGCAGCTTAGTGCATTTGCCATCTGCCTGGTAATGTGGCTGATCATGGGAAGGGACAGTATTGCCACGATAGGAGAGGTGCAGCCTAAATATATGCTGCTTGGCGGTGTGATCGGAGCAGGGATCACTTGGACCGTGATCAAAAGTATGGCGCAGCTCGGGCCTGCAAAGGCGGCACTTCTGATCGTTATGTCTCAGCTTATTGTAGCGTATCTGATTGAACTGGTGGGATTATTTGGTGTGGAAAAAGAGCCATTTTCCTGGAGAAAAGTGATCGGTATGGGGATCGCTCTGATCGGCACGACAATTTTTCAGTGGAAATAG